In Rahnella variigena, one DNA window encodes the following:
- the mnmE gene encoding tRNA uridine-5-carboxymethylaminomethyl(34) synthesis GTPase MnmE, translating to MSTSDTIIAQATPPGRGGVGILRISGRAARDVAQAVLGKLPKPRYADYLPFQDADGSTLDQGIALWFPGPNSFTGEDVLELQGHGGPVILDLLLKRIIALENVRIARPGEFSERAFLNDKLDLAQAEAIADLIDASSEQAARSAVNSLQGAFSHRIHHLVEALTHLRIFVEAAIDFPDEEIDFLSDGKIEAKLNTVMGDLDAVRAEARQGSLLREGMKVVIAGRPNAGKSSLLNALAGREAAIVTDIAGTTRDVLREHIHLDGMPLHIIDTAGLREASDEVERIGIERAWNEIEQADLVLFMVDGTTTAATEPAEIWPEFMARLPASLPIVVVRNKADITGEALGQTEVNGHSLIRLSARTGDGVDLLRDHLKQVMGFNHNMEGGFLARRRHLHALEDAAQHLVQGKDQLLGARAGELLAEELRMAQQSLSEITGEFTSDDLLGRIFSSFCIGK from the coding sequence ATGAGCACCTCAGATACCATTATTGCCCAGGCAACCCCACCCGGCCGCGGTGGTGTGGGCATTTTGCGCATTTCCGGCCGTGCGGCGCGTGATGTGGCACAGGCTGTCTTAGGTAAACTGCCCAAGCCGCGTTATGCCGATTATCTGCCGTTTCAGGATGCAGACGGCAGCACGCTGGATCAGGGCATCGCGCTGTGGTTTCCCGGCCCGAATTCCTTCACCGGTGAAGACGTGCTTGAGCTGCAAGGCCACGGCGGCCCTGTGATCCTGGATTTGCTGCTTAAACGCATTATCGCGCTGGAAAACGTGCGCATTGCGCGTCCGGGCGAATTCTCTGAGCGTGCTTTCCTCAACGATAAGCTCGATCTGGCACAGGCAGAGGCGATTGCCGATCTTATCGACGCCAGTTCCGAGCAGGCCGCACGTTCTGCAGTTAACTCACTTCAGGGCGCTTTCTCTCACCGTATTCATCATCTGGTGGAAGCACTCACTCACCTGCGGATCTTTGTTGAAGCCGCTATCGACTTCCCGGATGAAGAAATCGACTTCCTGTCTGACGGCAAAATCGAAGCCAAACTCAATACAGTGATGGGCGATCTGGATGCGGTACGTGCTGAAGCACGTCAGGGCAGCTTGCTGCGCGAAGGGATGAAAGTGGTAATTGCCGGGCGTCCGAACGCCGGTAAATCCAGCCTGCTGAACGCGCTGGCCGGTCGTGAAGCGGCGATCGTTACCGATATCGCGGGCACCACGCGTGACGTTTTACGCGAACACATCCACCTCGACGGTATGCCTTTGCATATTATCGACACCGCCGGGTTACGCGAAGCCAGCGATGAAGTTGAGCGCATTGGTATTGAACGTGCATGGAATGAGATCGAACAGGCTGACTTAGTGCTGTTTATGGTAGATGGCACCACAACCGCCGCGACTGAGCCCGCGGAAATCTGGCCAGAGTTTATGGCACGTCTGCCCGCGTCTTTACCGATTGTCGTTGTGCGTAATAAAGCCGATATCACCGGCGAAGCATTGGGGCAAACCGAAGTAAATGGTCACTCACTTATTCGGCTTTCAGCCCGAACCGGCGATGGCGTTGATCTGCTGCGTGACCATCTGAAACAGGTCATGGGCTTTAATCACAATATGGAAGGTGGATTCCTCGCCCGTCGCCGTCATCTGCACGCACTGGAAGACGCCGCACAGCATCTGGTTCAGGGTAAAGACCAGCTGCTTGGCGCCCGGGCCGGTGAATTACTGGCAGAGGAACTGCGCATGGCGCAGCAGTCGCTGAGCGAAATCACTGGCGAATTTACGTCGGATGACTTGCTGGGGCGCATCTTCTCCAGCTTCTGTATCGGTAAGTAA
- a CDS encoding short chain dehydrogenase, with protein MKILVIGGTGTLGKAVIREFGAEHEIITAGKTRGDFQVDITDENSVKALFKSTGKVDAIIATTGSLHFGPLTEMTAEQFNIGLQDKLLGQVRIALIGQSFLKDGGSVTLTSGIIADEPIRQGANATTVNAAVEGFVRGAAIELPRGIRINVVSPTVVEESLKAYGPFFSGFEAAPAARVAKAYRRSVEGAQTGRVYKVW; from the coding sequence ATGAAAATTTTAGTGATTGGCGGGACGGGTACATTGGGTAAAGCGGTGATCCGGGAATTCGGGGCAGAACATGAAATTATCACCGCAGGCAAGACGCGCGGTGATTTTCAGGTCGATATCACCGATGAAAACAGCGTAAAAGCGCTTTTCAAAAGTACCGGGAAAGTCGATGCGATTATCGCGACGACCGGCAGCCTGCACTTTGGCCCGCTGACTGAAATGACCGCAGAGCAATTCAATATCGGCTTGCAGGATAAACTGCTCGGGCAGGTACGCATTGCGCTGATCGGTCAGTCATTCCTTAAAGATGGCGGCTCCGTCACCCTGACCAGCGGGATCATTGCTGATGAACCTATCCGTCAGGGCGCAAACGCCACCACGGTCAATGCGGCTGTGGAAGGTTTTGTCCGTGGTGCGGCGATTGAACTGCCACGCGGCATCCGCATCAACGTGGTCAGCCCGACCGTAGTAGAAGAGTCGCTGAAAGCTTACGGCCCGTTCTTCTCGGGCTTTGAAGCCGCTCCGGCGGCTCGCGTGGCGAAAGCGTATCGCCGCAGCGTGGAAGGGGCGCAGACCGGACGTGTTTATAAAGTCTGGTAA
- a CDS encoding LysR family transcriptional regulator translates to MDKLRNIEVFVSVVESGNFSTAAEKLGISAVMVGKHIQQLEKHLNARLLQRTTRRQSLTDAGEVFYENGKRVLDQMKFTESAMESLQSVPTGLLRVSAPVSLGSSVIAPMLARYLQTHPKVNVELILSNARVDLIGEGFDAAIRIGEIGDDRLVAKPMKPYEMVICASPGYLQQFGTPATPEDLKTHPCLVHTVWNQSEGWHLANAERTTSAWPVNSRYVSNDGHALRAAALEGAGLLLQPKVLLAEDIASGKLIPVLESFIPKPRVVHLVYLPDFRPRAKLTSLINYMTENTFY, encoded by the coding sequence GTGGATAAGCTGCGGAATATTGAAGTCTTTGTCAGCGTAGTAGAATCCGGAAATTTCAGCACTGCGGCGGAAAAACTGGGGATTTCGGCGGTGATGGTCGGTAAACACATTCAGCAACTGGAAAAACATCTCAATGCCCGTCTGCTGCAACGCACTACGCGCAGGCAAAGCCTGACCGATGCCGGTGAAGTGTTTTATGAAAACGGCAAACGGGTGCTGGATCAGATGAAATTCACGGAAAGCGCGATGGAAAGCCTGCAAAGCGTACCGACCGGATTGCTGCGGGTCAGCGCGCCGGTATCCCTTGGCTCGAGCGTTATAGCACCGATGCTGGCCCGTTATCTGCAAACACATCCCAAAGTGAATGTAGAGCTGATACTGAGTAACGCGAGGGTGGATTTGATCGGCGAAGGTTTTGACGCAGCAATTCGTATTGGCGAAATCGGCGATGACCGGCTGGTCGCGAAGCCGATGAAACCTTATGAAATGGTGATCTGCGCGTCTCCGGGGTATTTGCAGCAGTTCGGCACGCCCGCGACGCCCGAAGACCTGAAAACGCATCCGTGTCTGGTGCATACCGTCTGGAATCAGAGCGAAGGCTGGCATCTGGCGAATGCAGAACGCACCACGTCAGCGTGGCCGGTTAACAGCCGCTATGTGTCCAACGACGGTCATGCGCTGCGTGCTGCGGCACTGGAAGGCGCCGGTTTGCTGTTGCAGCCCAAAGTCCTGCTGGCGGAGGATATCGCCAGCGGCAAGCTGATCCCGGTGCTGGAGTCTTTTATCCCGAAACCCCGGGTGGTGCATCTGGTGTATCTGCCTGATTTCAGGCCGCGCGCTAAACTGACCAGCCTGATTAACTACATGACTGAAAACACTTTTTACTGA
- a CDS encoding methyl-accepting chemotaxis protein has protein sequence MLKTTQSRFIALISLFFIVLVIVTLIVIQVFIAPQLKQTESNLVANQVDDVAVAINDRLNKVESQVRTITQTVAQMDSDSIDRLLPALVDQYGDAAVFGGGIWPLPNQRDPAKIKFSTFFARNSNNQLTVNTFWNSAESPNYFDQSWYLAASKGEKGQCVWAPAYFDDASTQPRTNCAMPIYKGDKQWGVATIDVTLGFFNQLVTEMEKKVHATIYIVEKDGTIVGTSHSTDEKLPKLASLGETSPLAMQIRKGLDQINDQSSLVADYDNDGTSHTMFMSKIQGPWYIATDMPTSQLLARSHSILTSLGLVQIPMVLLLLIVLIAAIKVFMRQLAALNKNIAQLSAGGADLTRRLPDSRSPEFNQINQSFNSFLSFLQSILRQVGDSSLAITSASRQIASGNLDLSARTEEQASSIVETAASMEQLTSTVKQNAANAEGANQLARDASAVAEKGSEVVKQVVETMGSITRSSHKIVDIISVIDGIAFQTNILALNAAVEAARAGEQGRGFAVVASEVRSLAQRSATSAREIKKLIEDSVADISTGSNLVATAGTTMDEVMGGVNNVATLMNEIMSSSQEQSLGIEQVNVAITQLDNATQQNAALVEQVSAAAQAMQDQTVQLETVVAGFKL, from the coding sequence ATGTTAAAAACAACGCAATCCCGCTTTATCGCATTGATCAGCTTGTTTTTTATTGTGCTGGTCATCGTTACGCTTATCGTGATCCAGGTCTTTATTGCTCCTCAGCTGAAACAAACGGAAAGTAATCTGGTGGCTAACCAGGTGGATGATGTGGCCGTCGCCATTAACGATCGCCTGAATAAAGTTGAGTCTCAGGTACGCACCATCACCCAGACCGTCGCACAAATGGACAGCGACAGTATCGACCGGCTGCTGCCTGCTCTGGTTGATCAGTATGGTGATGCCGCCGTGTTTGGTGGCGGTATCTGGCCGTTGCCGAACCAGCGCGATCCCGCAAAAATCAAATTCAGCACCTTCTTTGCCCGGAACAGTAATAATCAGCTGACGGTGAATACTTTCTGGAACAGCGCAGAATCGCCGAATTATTTCGATCAGTCCTGGTATCTCGCAGCATCTAAAGGTGAAAAGGGGCAGTGCGTCTGGGCTCCGGCCTATTTCGATGACGCCAGCACCCAGCCACGCACCAACTGTGCGATGCCGATTTATAAAGGCGACAAACAGTGGGGCGTTGCCACTATCGACGTGACGCTGGGCTTCTTTAACCAGCTGGTGACGGAAATGGAGAAAAAGGTTCACGCGACAATTTATATTGTGGAGAAAGACGGCACCATTGTCGGGACCAGCCATTCCACGGATGAAAAGCTGCCGAAACTGGCGTCTCTGGGCGAAACTTCTCCGCTGGCGATGCAAATCCGCAAAGGTCTGGATCAGATTAACGATCAATCCTCTCTGGTGGCGGATTACGACAACGACGGCACGTCGCATACGATGTTCATGAGTAAAATTCAGGGCCCGTGGTATATCGCCACCGATATGCCGACCAGTCAGTTGCTGGCGCGCAGCCATAGCATTCTGACGAGTCTCGGGCTGGTACAAATCCCGATGGTCTTACTGCTGCTGATTGTACTGATTGCGGCGATTAAAGTGTTTATGCGCCAGCTTGCAGCACTGAATAAAAATATCGCTCAGCTTTCAGCGGGCGGCGCGGATTTAACCCGACGCTTACCGGACAGCCGCAGTCCTGAGTTCAATCAGATCAACCAGAGTTTCAACAGCTTCCTGTCTTTCCTGCAATCCATTTTGCGTCAGGTCGGTGACAGCAGTCTGGCGATTACCTCGGCGTCGCGCCAGATTGCCAGCGGTAACCTGGACTTGTCCGCGCGAACTGAAGAACAGGCCAGCTCAATTGTCGAAACGGCAGCCTCAATGGAACAGCTGACCAGCACCGTTAAGCAAAATGCAGCCAATGCGGAGGGCGCTAACCAGCTGGCGCGTGATGCATCGGCAGTCGCGGAAAAAGGTTCGGAAGTGGTGAAGCAGGTGGTTGAAACGATGGGGTCGATCACCCGTTCCTCCCACAAAATCGTCGATATCATCAGTGTGATCGACGGCATCGCTTTCCAGACCAACATTCTGGCGCTGAATGCGGCGGTAGAAGCAGCGCGTGCCGGTGAACAGGGGCGCGGTTTTGCCGTGGTGGCCTCCGAAGTGCGCAGTCTGGCGCAACGCTCGGCGACCTCTGCGCGTGAAATCAAAAAGTTGATTGAAGATTCTGTGGCGGATATTTCCACCGGCAGCAATCTGGTGGCAACGGCGGGGACGACAATGGATGAAGTCATGGGCGGCGTGAACAACGTGGCGACACTGATGAACGAAATCATGTCTTCCAGTCAGGAGCAAAGTCTGGGCATCGAGCAGGTAAACGTGGCCATCACGCAGCTGGATAACGCCACGCAGCAGAACGCCGCGCTGGTCGAACAGGTTTCTGCCGCCGCGCAGGCGATGCAGGATCAGACCGTTCAGCTGGAAACCGTGGTTGCGGGCTTTAAGCTCTGA
- a CDS encoding 4'-phosphopantetheinyl transferase family protein, with protein MACHFARWAMTDAEPDTHRLPKEIVLFAKHLSEKQRKRFLNGRVLLAEMIFYLYGIAELPNVITLPSGRPSFESLDLPDFSLAYAGSTVGVLISSEGKVGLDLEIIHARSALVNPQQQLQLSAVEKTWIAMQSDPVESSLQLWCIRQSMLKMSGLNDQGPLTLSLNPASGRLRSAVTPEAQVMSDIEGSITWSCAQSPSIIRLQCWRYEPENGFTRTQTLSTDQQSESPHFMKFISLPPAK; from the coding sequence ATGGCGTGCCATTTTGCAAGATGGGCAATGACGGATGCAGAACCGGATACACACCGGTTGCCCAAAGAGATCGTATTATTCGCAAAACACCTTTCCGAAAAACAGCGCAAGCGTTTCTTAAACGGCCGCGTGCTTCTGGCAGAAATGATTTTCTACCTGTACGGAATTGCTGAACTACCTAACGTGATCACCTTACCCAGCGGTCGTCCGAGTTTCGAATCCCTTGATCTCCCTGATTTCAGCCTGGCGTATGCCGGAAGCACTGTCGGTGTCTTAATCAGCAGCGAAGGGAAAGTCGGTCTGGATCTCGAAATCATTCATGCCCGCAGTGCGCTGGTGAATCCGCAACAGCAGTTACAGCTTTCTGCGGTGGAGAAAACCTGGATTGCCATGCAATCCGATCCTGTGGAATCCTCGCTGCAACTGTGGTGTATCCGCCAGAGCATGCTGAAGATGTCCGGCCTCAACGATCAGGGTCCGCTGACGCTCAGCCTGAATCCGGCTTCTGGCCGTTTGCGGTCTGCCGTGACACCGGAGGCGCAGGTAATGAGTGATATTGAAGGGTCGATAACCTGGTCATGCGCGCAATCCCCCTCGATAATCCGCTTGCAGTGCTGGCGCTATGAACCCGAAAACGGTTTCACCCGCACACAAACACTTTCCACAGATCAGCAGTCCGAATCACCGCACTTTATGAAATTCATCAGTCTGCCGCCTGCTAAATAA
- a CDS encoding NADPH-dependent FMN reductase, with amino-acid sequence MSVTPLKFVTLLGSLRKASYNDMVARTLPNVAPEGIVIEALPSIGAIPLYDADIQQEEGFPADVEAIAEQIRQADGVIIVTPEYNYSVPGGLKNAIDWISRLPNQPLAGKPVLIQTSSMGPVGGARCQYHLRQILVFLDAMVMNKPEFMGGVIQSKVDEQTGEVVDQGTLDFLCGQLTAFADYTRRVSK; translated from the coding sequence ATGTCAGTTACACCACTGAAGTTTGTCACACTGTTAGGTAGTCTTCGTAAAGCGTCATACAACGACATGGTGGCGCGTACATTACCGAATGTCGCCCCTGAGGGCATCGTGATTGAAGCATTACCTTCCATCGGTGCCATTCCACTCTATGATGCGGATATTCAGCAGGAAGAAGGCTTTCCGGCGGATGTTGAAGCGATTGCGGAACAAATCCGTCAGGCGGATGGCGTCATTATCGTCACGCCGGAATATAACTATTCCGTACCGGGTGGCCTGAAAAATGCCATCGACTGGATTTCACGTTTGCCAAACCAGCCGCTGGCCGGAAAGCCCGTGCTGATCCAAACCAGTTCAATGGGTCCGGTCGGTGGCGCACGCTGCCAGTATCACCTGCGCCAGATCCTGGTTTTCCTTGATGCCATGGTCATGAACAAACCTGAATTCATGGGTGGCGTCATTCAGAGCAAAGTGGATGAGCAGACAGGCGAAGTGGTTGATCAGGGGACGCTCGATTTCCTGTGCGGCCAGCTGACGGCATTTGCCGACTATACCCGCCGCGTCAGCAAATAA